Part of the Prosthecobacter debontii genome is shown below.
CCAAGCTCATCGCAGACAGCGCCGTGATTCCCATGACCGCCATCCAGCTGCAGCATCTGCGGCAACGGGGCGTCGATTATCTCTGGGTGTCTCTGCTTCAGAGCAATGAGGAGGGCAATGATACCAGTGAATGGACGGAGGAAACGATCACGACTGCGGAGGATTTCGAGGGCAATGAGACGAAGACTTCCGTGACGACCTACACCAGCGGAGCCCATGCCTGCCGGAGAATGGTCGTGGCCTGTTATCTCTATGAGGTGGCGAGTGGCAAGAGGGGGTGGGCCGCCGTGAGCCGTGATCAACGCTGCCATTTAAACTGGGTCGAGTCGAATCGCGACTATTTGCCAGCCCCGGCCTTTCCCAGTGCTCCACGGGAAACCGAACTCATGGAAAACATCGTCAAAGATCTCATGAAGAAGCTCCCTTGATCGAAGATGCTTGATCAGAGGTCGAAGGGGCTCTCAAGGCCGTCCTCAAACAAAACTCCCCATCCGGCGATTCACCAGATGGGGAGGACGTGGATTAACGATGATGATGCGTCTGTGGCAGGCTCTTCTCAATGCGCCAGGAACTCGTCCAGCGCGGCTTGAGTGATGCGATACTGCGTGCCGATCTTTTTGCCTTTCAAGTCACCTGCCTCGATGCTGGCGATGACATCGCCCTCACTGACGCCGAGCACCTCTGCCACCTGAGTGGGGGTCAGGATGCCTGCGCTAGCCACGGTGGCCGCGGCAGCTTGCACCGGAGCGGCAGCACCGGGGATCGGTGGCGGAGTGGCTCCTGCCGCAGGTGTCGCTTGCGGTTGATTGGGATTGAAAACGCCTTGGGCAAACATCTGGTTAGCCATGCCAAAGCCCATCGCGATCTCTGCGGCGGCACCGGCAGGGCCGCCGCCTTGACCTTTGGCCATGCCCTCGGCCATCTGGAACTTCACATAGTCGTTCAGATTGCCAATGGCGCTCATGCTGGAGCGTTTGTCGATGGCCTGCTCCACCTCCGGTGGCACGCTGGCGTTTTCCAGGATGAAGCTGGTGATCTCCAGGCCATACTTCGCCATCATCGCCGGATTGATCAGCGGCAGCAGCGCCTCGCCCAGTTCGCTGTAGCGGGTGGCCAGATCCAGCACCGGCACCTTGGCATTGGCTAGGGCATCGGTGAAGATGCTGACGATGCGGCTGCGCATGGTATCGGCAAATTCATCCAGGCGGAAATGATGATCCGATCCCGCTACTTCCTTCAGGAAGATCTGCGGATTGATGATCTTGAAATCAAAGGTGCCAAAGGCCCGCACGCGCACGATGCCAAAGTCCTGATCCCGCATCATGATCGGGTTACTCGTGCCCCACTTGTTGCCCGTGAAGAGGCGCGTGGTCACGTAGTAGATGTCCGCCTTGAAGGGCGACTCGAAGCCATACTTCCAGCCCTTCAGCGTGGACAGGATCGGGATGTTATCCGTCGTCAGGGTGTGTTTGCCCGGACCAAAGGTATCGCCGAACTGACCCAGGTAAACGAACTGCACCACCTGCGACTCGCGCACGATGAGCTGAGCTCCGTTTTTGATTTCCTTATCTTCATCCGGAAAACGCCAGGAGAGCGTGTCGCGAGAGTCGTCTGTCCACTGGATGATTTCCAGGAACTGTCCTTTGAGGTAATCCATCAGGCCCATAGTCGTTGGTAGGTAAAAAGGTTGGTGATTCGGTTGAGAGGAATGGGAAGTGTCACTTCTTCGCTTCGACCAGCTTCGATACTTGAATGTCCACGTTTAAGATCGTTTTGCCATTCGACGGCTGGAGCACATCGCAGCGGGACACTTGGCCCGTGACGAGAAACTCCGCCCCCGAGCGAAATTTGGGCAGCTCACTGACGGCTTCTTGTTTGATGTAAAGCGTCACACGACCCTCGAGATACAGCCCAGCGGCTCGCAGGCGCTCGACTTCAGACTGAACGCGCCAGCCTTTGACATTGCCCTGATTGGGGAAGTCCCACTCCTCGGCCTTATCCAGCTTCACCCGCAGCGTGGCCGCTTTCGTCGCCTCGGCCGCCGAGAGCTTTTTGGAGACCTCCGCCAGAGCAGCTGCATCGCGTCCGCCGCGCAGTTTGCCCAGCTCCTTGTCCGGGATCTGGCTGAGGATGTCCTCCAGCGTGCGCCCTTCCTTCCCAGACTCGGCCGCCGACATCGAGGGGACACCGAGGCTGAGCAGAACCATCAAACCTGAAGCGCGAAGGAATCGTTTCATCGGAGTCATGGGGGAGAGTAAACGTCGAAAGGGCAGGTGCGAGCCAGAAGTGAATCGATTGAAAAAGAAAAACAGGACGTTTAAAACGTCGCGTTTAGTGCTTCAGCAGCCACTCCGTCGTGCGCGGGTTAAAGTCGCTCAGGCACTCCCAGTGGAAGGCATGGCCCGCATTGTCATACAGATGCAGGTCGGCTCCAGGGATCGCCGCCGCCACTTCCTCACCCATCCATTTCGGCGTGAAAACATCGTCCTTACCGCCGATCACCAGGGCAGGGCACTTCACCTTCTTCAGCTCGCTGATCGTGTTGTGCGTGATCGCCGCCGCCGCTTGAGCCTCCATCGCATGCACGGGCTGGGGGGCTGGATTCAGCGCCGCATCCTTCAGGCCCTGCTGCATGTTGTTCCAGCAGTCATCGTTATCAAACCACGGCTTCGTAAAGATCAGCATCTGCACATAGTGCATGAAATCCTCCGGGCGCATCGTCGCCTTGCACTTCATCATGTGCTGCCAGGTGTAGAGGCCAAAGCGATCCTGCCGCGCCCAGGTGCACATCAGGATCATGCTCTTCACCTTCTCCGGATGCCGCAGCGCCAGTTGCTGCGCGATCACCGATCCCAGGGAGCAGCCCACCACACGCGCCTGCTTGATGCCGAGTTGATCCATCAGTCCGGCGTAATCATCCGCCATCATCGCCGTGGTGTAGGGGCCCTCAGGCTTATCGGTCAGACCGACCCCGCGATTGTCACCCAGGATGCAGCGGAAATGCTTCGACCACTCCGCCGCATGCGCTTCCCACACCCCGCCAGGAGCCGTCACCCCCATGATGCAGACCAGCGGTTCCCCGCTGCCGCGTTCTTCATAATACATCTGGATACCGTTGGTGCTGACGTGAGGCATGGTGGTGAGAGATAAACAGGAATGGAGGTTGAGAAAAAGCGTCCGCATCCCGAGAAACCCCTCCGGACACCGACCCCTCAGGATTTAGCGGAAACGGCCCCCCACGCCAAGCAAAAGTCTCAGGGAAATCCAGGCCCCTCATGTCACACTCACCCATGCGCAGCCAACCCCGCCCTCAGGTTCATCACGCCTCATCCACGCAGACATTCGTCAAACTCATCCTTGGAAAACCCGCACCCATTCACACCCCACCATCATCCATGCATGGATTCCTTCGAGGCATGCATGGAAAAAGAGAAACCATCCCTGCCCCCCTTTTCCTCACTCACGATTGCGTTGAATCCATGCATCAACTCAATCGATCCACTCACCGATTTTTCATTTCTGGGGTCAGGAAATTTGTTCCTGAGTGGATGAAGTGAATGTTTGTTCGTTATATTGAATTGAAAATCAAAGTGTTAGATCTGTTTGGTCTGTTGTTAGTCGCGCTAAGCGACTGCGGAATTATTTTACCCGTTTTAAAACAATCAGAGACTCACGAAGGGGCAAACCAACGTTGCCAAAGCTACTTTGTTGCTGACCAGCTGCACGTAGTGAGCGGAGGACGTAAACCCCATCGAGATCGAAACCAAGTTTTACCCCGAGATCAGCAAGAATGAGGTCAACTGGAATTTGGACGCCGCCATATGCCGACGTGCTTACAACCAGCCAAGCTTCGGCTCCAATTTTCAGAACACGATGAGCTTCTTTCAATACACGATTCATATCGTGGAAGTAGGCTTCAACCATGGTAGGCAGCTTTGAACTCCACAAACTCTGCGACTCTTTTAGCTCGTCTAACGGCCCTTTGAGAAGGCTGCTGTTGACATTAGTAGCCCCCCCCCAATCAACTTGAACGTGAGATCGAAGTGTCCGAAGGCGAAGCTTTCGCAGTTCTTGATTGGTGCTGACATACCCGCCTAGAAACAACTCCGGCCGATACACGTCAGAATAATCAAAGGAATTCAAGTAAGGTGGTGATGTTATAAATAGATGAAAGGACTTTGGCGGCAGCTTTTGAAGTGCGTTTCGAGAGTCACCCGACCTAATGACAGCTTGTCCTTCTTTTTTCAGTGGTGCCATCTCAGCATCCTCTCGGAACTGAATGCAATTAGCCCTGAACTGTTGGGCAAAATCCCTGGCAGCAAAATCCCGCTCCTTCCAATCACGAAGGTAACGCAATGCCTTGCCATCTTTTCGTGCGTTACAGCAATCCATCGCGGCTCGCATTGCGGCTAATCGAAATGCAGATTTGAATCCACAGTTCATTTCTTCGAGTTTCTCCGATACCGACTGAAACCCTCGAATTACTTCGGTGTTGAATAACCACTTCTCGACGCCTTTTGTCTTGGTAAATGTGCTTTGCCCCTCAAGGGGAGATTTAGATCTAGCCTTTGCTGCAAGAATAGATAGCTCATCTAACTGTTTCCAAAACTTGGTCGCCCGGGGACGGGTGGTTGAACACTTAACCCGGGCCGTGAATGCACAGAATGGATTTACCTCCACTGCATGGGCAACATGCCCGCTGAGAATTGCCGTTAAGGGACTCGTCCCCGATCCACCAAATGGATCGAGTATGCGATAAGGTTCTTTACTGGTGATTGAGATTGATTGGATCGCTTTGCTAACAAGTTCAGCGGAGAATCCTTCCTTGAATGGATACCATCGATGTCTGGGCTGATTTAGATTGTGATCGAAGTTGTGAAGGCCTTGGTCATGATATCTATCATCGGTAAGTATATTCATTTTTTTGTCTTAGCGTTCTTACTGGCAGATCCCGAATGTAAATAGAGTATGTAACAAATGCCGTTCGCTGGCATTACTTCACCTTGATACTCTTCGAATTCAGCAATACCCTCTTCGCTTATTTGTTCTTTGAAACTCTCAAATGAATTCAAGTCGCGGCCATCATAAATAATCACACAAGTTGACTCGGGCTGAGGTGACCGCTCTGCATATCGTTTACTTTGCCGAATGCCCTGCCAAATCGTAGACCAACTATATTTTGTTGAACCATTAGTTCCCATCCATTTGACTTCAATCACGTAAGTTCGGCCAAAATCAGCGATAAGAATATCTGGACAG
Proteins encoded:
- a CDS encoding SPFH and helix-turn-helix domain-containing protein; protein product: MGLMDYLKGQFLEIIQWTDDSRDTLSWRFPDEDKEIKNGAQLIVRESQVVQFVYLGQFGDTFGPGKHTLTTDNIPILSTLKGWKYGFESPFKADIYYVTTRLFTGNKWGTSNPIMMRDQDFGIVRVRAFGTFDFKIINPQIFLKEVAGSDHHFRLDEFADTMRSRIVSIFTDALANAKVPVLDLATRYSELGEALLPLINPAMMAKYGLEITSFILENASVPPEVEQAIDKRSSMSAIGNLNDYVKFQMAEGMAKGQGGGPAGAAAEIAMGFGMANQMFAQGVFNPNQPQATPAAGATPPPIPGAAAPVQAAAATVASAGILTPTQVAEVLGVSEGDVIASIEAGDLKGKKIGTQYRITQAALDEFLAH
- a CDS encoding alpha/beta fold hydrolase, whose translation is MPHVSTNGIQMYYEERGSGEPLVCIMGVTAPGGVWEAHAAEWSKHFRCILGDNRGVGLTDKPEGPYTTAMMADDYAGLMDQLGIKQARVVGCSLGSVIAQQLALRHPEKVKSMILMCTWARQDRFGLYTWQHMMKCKATMRPEDFMHYVQMLIFTKPWFDNDDCWNNMQQGLKDAALNPAPQPVHAMEAQAAAAITHNTISELKKVKCPALVIGGKDDVFTPKWMGEEVAAAIPGADLHLYDNAGHAFHWECLSDFNPRTTEWLLKH
- a CDS encoding site-specific DNA-methyltransferase, whose translation is MNILTDDRYHDQGLHNFDHNLNQPRHRWYPFKEGFSAELVSKAIQSISITSKEPYRILDPFGGSGTSPLTAILSGHVAHAVEVNPFCAFTARVKCSTTRPRATKFWKQLDELSILAAKARSKSPLEGQSTFTKTKGVEKWLFNTEVIRGFQSVSEKLEEMNCGFKSAFRLAAMRAAMDCCNARKDGKALRYLRDWKERDFAARDFAQQFRANCIQFREDAEMAPLKKEGQAVIRSGDSRNALQKLPPKSFHLFITSPPYLNSFDYSDVYRPELFLGGYVSTNQELRKLRLRTLRSHVQVDWGGATNVNSSLLKGPLDELKESQSLWSSKLPTMVEAYFHDMNRVLKEAHRVLKIGAEAWLVVSTSAYGGVQIPVDLILADLGVKLGFDLDGVYVLRSLRAAGQQQSSFGNVGLPLRESLIVLKRVK